The Cyclobacterium amurskyense genome contains the following window.
ACCAATACCATAAAAGGTAAACAAGTGAATTTTGAGATTTCTAAACCTTAAGTTCGAATCATGCAATAATTAATTATTGCAGATATCAGCTTAATAGTTTTCTTAAAATTATTAAAATACAAAAGCCATTCATTAATTTGAATGGCTTTTGTATTTAAGTCTAAATTATAGCATTTTTAACCCGGATTATGTAATAGGATTCGAAATTAGTGTTGCAATCGCAAGAAAATCAGACTGTTTGGAGATTTTAGCATAGCACCGCTATGGTGAAATTGAAAACAGCAACGAAGTGGCTGATTTTAAAGCGATTTCAGCACGTAATAGATTGTCTGTTGCATATTTCGGGTTTAACCTGAAAGATTATATAGTAATCCTATACCAATAGGAAATGAAACCTAAAACAGTCATTAATTACATTGTTTACACTACACACTAACAGCAAGCTTAAGTAGCTAAACGGTTTAATTTCCCTATGATTTTACCCACCTTCAAATGGTTTAATTTAAAAGGTCAATTTTAAACTCACTAAATTCAAACACATTATTTCAATAGATGCATTATGAAAAATAAATTCGAAATATTAGGCTTGATTATTACAGGTTTTGCGCTATTGACTCAATTTTATCTAATTATAGAAAATAGACAAGCATCAATTACTGAAACCATAACCAGGTTCTTTAGTTTTTTTACTGTCCTTACAAATACATTGGTTGCCCTATTTTTTATCACCATAATTTTTAAGCTTAAGCAAGGTCCCTTTAAAATTCTTTCCAATCAAACAGCTTTGACAGCAATCACCACATTCATACTTATAGTAAGCTTAGTGTATCAATTTGCATTAAGAGGAATCTGGCAGCCTACCGGCATGCAGTACCTTATTGATGAGCTACTTCATAGTATAGTGCCCTTGTATGTACTTATTTACTGGCTATTCACTTTGGATAAAAGCGCTTTAGAGTTAAAGCCTGTCTTCACCTGGCTATTGTATCCTATGTTTTATTTATCGTTTGTTTTTACAAGAGGTTATTTTTCGGGATTTTATCCTTATCCCTTTTTAAATATTCCAGAAATTGGACTTATAAACACCTTGCAAAACATCCTTGTAATAATCGGTGTTACTGCTATACTATTCAGTATTATGTTATTTATTGGCAAAATAATAATCAGTAAACGAACTGTTAGTATACATCAAGAAGAAAATTAGCAAATCCTAAACTAACTGATAATCCATCTAATACAACAGTTCCAAACGATGCCAGTATTTCCTATTCCAAAATCTGCATAAATAGAATAGTAAAGCCTAAAGCCTGGGCTTTTAATAATTACGCTCCTACATTTAGGTACTCAAGAAAGTCCATGTCCAATTTATAAGGTTAATGAATTTTAACATGGATTATGTAACAGGGTTTACGAGGAG
Protein-coding sequences here:
- a CDS encoding Pr6Pr family membrane protein, whose product is MKNKFEILGLIITGFALLTQFYLIIENRQASITETITRFFSFFTVLTNTLVALFFITIIFKLKQGPFKILSNQTALTAITTFILIVSLVYQFALRGIWQPTGMQYLIDELLHSIVPLYVLIYWLFTLDKSALELKPVFTWLLYPMFYLSFVFTRGYFSGFYPYPFLNIPEIGLINTLQNILVIIGVTAILFSIMLFIGKIIISKRTVSIHQEEN